A window of Blastocatellia bacterium contains these coding sequences:
- a CDS encoding carboxypeptidase regulatory-like domain-containing protein yields MKRLIVGVTCLALVVSGFTMAFGQGTTSRVVGVVTDPTGAVVPDAVVTITNEATRVSYTTRTTSAGTYVFDSIPIGTYTVTVEKEGFKKFISMGNVLTIGQPMTVNVRLEVGQIAEAVEVTGAAELVQTSTSGNFGNLVSQQAILNLPIVGVRGRNPLSFVLFQPGVVSGANTGGGVHVHGSRDRAWNFTLDGIDINETSAGGSNFSPLRANPDMLAEFRVLTGNFTAEYGRNSGGQVTMVTRSGTNEFHGTLFWFYQTPRLHANEYENNLNSLPKRQFVQHIPGFSFGGPIVRNKTFFFTNLQVLRTRETRAITSTVYTAEARRGLFRYVRGGRNLPAGVPGASVDFNGNPLPGLSIGVYDIAANDPAGYGLDPVIKRLIDMTPLPNNFTVGDGLNVAGFTWSAIQREEQEDFVLRIDHVFNERHTLFGRWAHGRQDTLGDFANSGWARFPNTPRFVDTTRDPRNLAINWRWTPTARLTNEFVIGMNRFTFSFNNPDPNPQTPPFVLNNVTTPLPGTDPFFYNARALTTYQLVNNLTYVRGAHTFKTGINFRYQRHIDRRTSVAGLNTRLSADLSTAVNTVDPVAFRLPADINTTFDRPRLQAAINDLLGRVGTLSRAFVAISDDQYGPPGTTFSFDARYPEYDFYWQDTWKIRPNLTLDLGLRWEIKLSPSDPRNRILRPDRPVVLGAPPSNTIRWVKGELYDDDWNNFGPTIGFAWDPFGTGKTSIRANYRLAYDRVPTFLFSSFIFPTMPGIALPVINQEFGQRGGRIRDGLPVLAPPAGLTPAQLRQPAPFSTASIHVVDPSMRSPKTNMWGLSIQRELAWKTVLELNYIGRRGVGLLGAYNINQAEIFQNGFLEAFRIVQAGGESDLINRLLERDSRRRTGETGSQMLRRLFTSTLNLNSVGALAASLATRTEAGQPLVVASGFSPFFFFPFPQFSGGLVVLDSNDFSTYHAFEAQISRQLSRGLSFQFSYTFAKSLDTRSFDPTFTTAATGTAQAASSTPFDLRNRRLNYALSDFDRRHSFQGYWTWDLPFGLGQRWGSNWHPVLNHIAGGWQVAGIVRWHSGRPFTVYSGANTLSNVVSSPADCNGCTREMGRLIMEAGTYYYFDAQQRGLFSIPAPGRLGNTGRNFFIGPSLFNLDLTIGKQFRVTERQNLQFRLEIQNATNTPSFGFPTAVVTSTVFGRVRDSVVSSSRKMQLALKYNF; encoded by the coding sequence ATGAAAAGACTCATTGTGGGCGTGACATGTTTAGCGCTCGTGGTCTCTGGATTCACAATGGCGTTCGGCCAAGGGACGACCTCGCGAGTCGTCGGTGTGGTGACCGATCCCACAGGAGCCGTCGTCCCTGACGCCGTCGTCACAATCACCAACGAAGCCACGCGCGTCTCCTACACGACCCGAACGACGTCGGCGGGGACGTACGTGTTTGACTCCATCCCCATTGGAACCTACACGGTGACGGTGGAGAAAGAGGGATTCAAGAAGTTCATCTCCATGGGGAACGTGTTGACGATCGGGCAGCCGATGACCGTCAACGTGAGGCTCGAAGTGGGACAAATCGCGGAAGCGGTGGAAGTCACAGGAGCGGCTGAGTTGGTTCAGACCAGCACCTCTGGGAATTTTGGGAACCTCGTGAGCCAGCAAGCGATCCTGAACCTACCGATCGTCGGCGTTCGGGGGCGCAATCCCCTGAGCTTCGTTCTCTTCCAACCCGGTGTGGTCTCGGGAGCGAATACGGGAGGTGGCGTTCACGTGCATGGCTCGCGCGATCGCGCATGGAACTTCACGCTCGATGGCATTGACATTAATGAGACGAGCGCTGGAGGATCGAACTTCTCGCCGCTGCGCGCGAATCCCGATATGTTGGCCGAGTTTCGCGTTCTGACGGGTAATTTCACGGCTGAATACGGCCGCAACAGCGGCGGACAGGTCACGATGGTGACGCGCTCGGGGACGAATGAATTCCACGGCACGCTCTTTTGGTTCTACCAAACGCCTCGCCTGCACGCGAATGAGTACGAGAACAACCTCAATAGCTTACCGAAGCGCCAATTCGTCCAGCACATCCCAGGCTTCAGCTTCGGCGGTCCCATCGTCCGCAACAAGACCTTCTTCTTCACGAACCTGCAGGTCCTGCGCACCCGCGAGACCCGTGCTATCACCAGCACCGTCTATACGGCCGAGGCGCGACGTGGGCTCTTCCGCTATGTCCGAGGTGGGCGGAATCTCCCGGCGGGCGTCCCGGGCGCTTCCGTGGATTTCAATGGGAATCCGCTGCCGGGGCTCAGCATTGGCGTTTACGACATCGCGGCGAACGATCCGGCTGGCTACGGCCTTGATCCTGTGATCAAGCGCTTGATCGACATGACCCCGCTGCCCAACAACTTCACCGTGGGCGATGGCTTGAACGTCGCCGGGTTCACGTGGTCGGCCATTCAGCGGGAAGAGCAAGAAGACTTCGTCTTGCGGATCGACCACGTCTTCAACGAGCGACACACGCTCTTCGGCCGATGGGCGCATGGGCGTCAGGATACGCTCGGCGACTTCGCCAACAGCGGATGGGCGCGCTTCCCCAACACCCCACGCTTTGTAGACACGACGCGCGATCCGCGGAATCTGGCGATCAACTGGCGCTGGACGCCAACGGCTCGCCTGACGAACGAGTTCGTCATCGGGATGAACCGGTTCACTTTCAGCTTCAACAATCCCGATCCGAACCCACAAACGCCCCCGTTCGTCTTGAACAACGTGACAACACCGCTGCCGGGAACGGATCCTTTCTTCTACAACGCGCGCGCCTTGACGACGTATCAGCTAGTGAACAACCTGACCTACGTTCGCGGGGCGCATACGTTCAAAACTGGGATCAACTTCCGCTATCAGCGTCACATTGATCGGCGGACGTCGGTGGCCGGACTGAACACGCGTCTCTCGGCCGATCTGAGCACGGCCGTGAACACGGTGGATCCCGTCGCCTTCAGGCTCCCGGCGGATATCAACACCACGTTCGATCGTCCTCGCCTGCAGGCGGCGATCAACGATTTGCTCGGACGCGTGGGGACGCTCAGCCGAGCTTTTGTCGCCATCAGCGACGATCAGTACGGACCGCCGGGGACGACCTTCAGTTTCGATGCACGCTATCCCGAATACGACTTCTACTGGCAGGATACGTGGAAGATTCGCCCGAATCTGACGCTCGATCTCGGTCTGCGCTGGGAGATCAAGCTCTCGCCGAGCGATCCGCGCAATCGGATCCTGCGTCCGGACCGTCCCGTCGTCCTGGGTGCACCTCCGAGCAACACGATCCGCTGGGTGAAGGGGGAGCTGTATGACGACGACTGGAACAACTTCGGTCCCACGATCGGCTTCGCCTGGGATCCGTTCGGCACGGGGAAGACTTCGATCCGAGCGAACTATCGTCTGGCTTACGATCGCGTGCCGACCTTCCTCTTCTCGTCGTTCATCTTCCCGACGATGCCGGGAATCGCGCTGCCAGTGATCAATCAAGAGTTCGGACAGCGTGGCGGGCGCATCCGTGATGGGTTGCCGGTGCTGGCCCCTCCGGCTGGCCTGACGCCTGCGCAACTGCGGCAACCGGCGCCTTTCTCAACGGCGAGCATTCACGTCGTGGATCCGAGCATGCGCTCGCCGAAGACGAACATGTGGGGATTGAGCATTCAACGCGAATTGGCGTGGAAGACCGTGCTCGAGCTGAACTACATCGGACGTCGTGGCGTGGGATTGCTCGGTGCCTACAACATCAATCAGGCGGAGATCTTCCAGAATGGATTCCTGGAGGCCTTCCGCATCGTGCAAGCTGGCGGAGAGAGTGACTTGATCAACCGCTTGTTGGAGAGAGACTCGCGGCGACGGACGGGAGAGACCGGCTCGCAAATGCTCCGACGCCTCTTCACTTCGACGCTGAATTTGAACTCCGTGGGCGCCCTGGCGGCCTCTCTGGCGACGCGCACGGAAGCGGGTCAACCCCTGGTTGTCGCCAGCGGCTTCAGCCCCTTCTTCTTCTTCCCCTTCCCGCAGTTCTCTGGTGGTCTCGTCGTGCTCGATAGCAACGACTTCTCGACCTATCACGCCTTCGAAGCGCAGATCTCGCGGCAGCTCAGCCGCGGCTTGAGCTTCCAGTTCAGCTACACCTTTGCCAAGTCGCTCGACACTCGCTCCTTCGACCCAACCTTCACGACGGCTGCGACGGGAACCGCACAGGCGGCTTCGAGCACGCCCTTCGATCTCCGCAATCGGCGATTGAACTACGCGCTCTCGGACTTCGATCGTCGCCACTCCTTCCAAGGCTATTGGACGTGGGATCTCCCCTTCGGCTTGGGCCAGCGCTGGGGATCCAACTGGCATCCCGTGCTGAACCACATCGCCGGAGGCTGGCAGGTCGCTGGCATCGTGCGCTGGCATTCGGGTCGTCCCTTCACCGTCTATTCCGGCGCGAATACGCTGAGCAACGTTGTCTCCTCCCCGGCCGATTGCAACGGGTGCACGCGAGAGATGGGGCGCTTGATCATGGAGGCGGGAACCTACTATTACTTCGACGCTCAACAACGCGGGCTCTTCTCGATCCCGGCTCCTGGGAGACTCGGAAACACCGGGCGGAACTTCTTCATCGGTCCTTCACTCTTCAACCTCGACCTCACCATCGGGAAGCAGTTCCGCGTCACCGAACGACAAAACCTGCAATTCCGTCTGGAGATTCAGAACGCGACCAATACGCCCTCGTTCGGATTCCCGACGGCGGTGGTCACCAGTACCGTCTTCGGCCGGGTGCGGGATAGCGTCGTCAGCAGCTCGCGAAAGATGCAACTCGCCTTGAAGTACAACTTCTGA
- a CDS encoding Na+:solute symporter, giving the protein MELTQSDWIIIAAYFVLSLGIGLAYTRRAGRNVAEYFLSGRHLPWWLAGTSMVATTFAADTPLAVTEMVARHGVAGNWLWWNFVMSGMLTVFLYARLWRRAGVMTDVEFIELRYAGRAAAFLRGFRAIYLGLLVNSLIMGWVTLGMAKVIGLSLNIGKLEAAFLCLGITAIYSLLSGLWGVVVTDAVQFVIAMVGSVALALFALQVVGGMSGLMARLPEHFGSVEAATAIWPGWNSPWLPLETLLVYIGLQWWASWYPGAEPGGGGYIAQRIFSTKDERHGVLATLWFNIAHYALRPWPWILVALSAVVLYPQLRATDPTALYVRVMVDHLPPVWRGLLLASFAAAYMSTIATHLNWGTSYLINDFYRRFIRPSADERHYVRVSRLATGALALISIIVTLNLQRITGAWELLLSLGAGTGLVYLLRWFWWRINAWSEIAAMATALVVTIGLKIVRPFPEDDPLLYAKSMLVTVTVTTIVWLAVTWLTPAEPEAKLLEFYQRVRPGGPGWAPLLRRLNVPTPNSLVPYLASWALGCVLIYGALFGIGALIFGQWTEALLSFGIGLLAGVGVLKLLVRSQNA; this is encoded by the coding sequence ATGGAGCTGACGCAAAGCGACTGGATCATCATCGCGGCATATTTCGTCCTCTCGCTGGGGATCGGACTAGCGTACACCCGGCGAGCGGGTCGCAATGTGGCGGAGTACTTCCTCTCGGGTCGGCACTTGCCGTGGTGGTTAGCCGGCACGTCCATGGTCGCGACGACCTTCGCGGCCGATACCCCTTTGGCCGTCACCGAGATGGTCGCTCGACATGGCGTAGCCGGCAATTGGCTTTGGTGGAACTTCGTCATGAGCGGCATGCTCACGGTCTTCCTCTACGCTCGGCTCTGGCGACGCGCCGGAGTGATGACGGATGTGGAATTCATCGAGCTGCGATATGCTGGGCGGGCGGCCGCTTTCCTGCGCGGCTTTCGCGCGATTTATCTCGGGCTTCTCGTGAACAGCCTCATCATGGGATGGGTGACTCTGGGGATGGCGAAGGTCATTGGCCTGTCCCTCAATATTGGGAAGTTGGAAGCAGCCTTCCTCTGCCTGGGGATCACCGCAATCTATTCCCTGCTCTCGGGACTCTGGGGCGTCGTCGTCACGGATGCCGTCCAGTTCGTCATCGCCATGGTGGGATCGGTCGCGCTCGCCCTCTTCGCCCTTCAGGTCGTCGGAGGAATGTCCGGGCTCATGGCGCGACTCCCAGAGCATTTCGGGAGCGTGGAGGCGGCCACGGCGATCTGGCCGGGGTGGAATTCCCCTTGGCTGCCGCTTGAGACGCTCCTCGTTTACATCGGCCTCCAATGGTGGGCCTCTTGGTATCCGGGAGCGGAGCCGGGAGGCGGAGGATATATCGCCCAGCGCATCTTCTCGACCAAAGATGAGCGGCATGGCGTCCTGGCCACCCTCTGGTTCAACATCGCCCATTATGCATTGCGGCCGTGGCCGTGGATCCTGGTCGCTCTCTCAGCCGTCGTCCTCTATCCGCAATTGCGCGCGACGGATCCGACGGCGCTCTACGTGCGCGTGATGGTGGATCACCTGCCCCCGGTCTGGCGCGGACTGCTACTGGCTTCCTTCGCCGCAGCCTACATGTCGACGATCGCAACTCACCTGAATTGGGGCACGTCGTACCTCATCAATGACTTCTATCGCCGCTTCATTCGCCCTTCGGCCGATGAGCGACACTATGTTCGCGTCTCGCGCCTGGCGACAGGTGCCCTGGCGCTCATCTCGATCATTGTGACGCTGAACCTGCAACGAATCACCGGCGCGTGGGAACTCCTTCTCAGTCTTGGAGCGGGAACGGGGCTCGTCTACCTGTTGCGCTGGTTCTGGTGGCGGATCAATGCCTGGTCGGAGATCGCCGCCATGGCGACGGCTCTCGTCGTCACCATAGGACTGAAAATCGTGCGTCCGTTTCCCGAAGATGACCCCCTGCTCTACGCTAAGTCCATGCTCGTGACCGTCACTGTGACGACAATCGTCTGGCTCGCGGTGACCTGGCTCACACCGGCCGAACCCGAGGCGAAGCTGCTCGAATTCTACCAGCGCGTTCGCCCGGGCGGTCCTGGCTGGGCTCCTCTCCTCCGACGGCTCAACGTTCCTACTCCGAATTCGCTGGTCCCATATCTGGCGAGCTGGGCGCTCGGATGCGTGCTCATTTACGGCGCTCTCTTCGGGATCGGCGCCCTGATTTTCGGTCAATGGACCGAGGCCCTCCTCTCGTTTGGCATCGGATTGCTCGCAGGCGTTGGAGTGCTCAAGCTGCTCGTCCGCAGCCAAAATGCCTGA
- a CDS encoding sodium:solute symporter produces MRLHPLDLTILIAYLVGTTLLGLWLGRGQRTTKDYFVGGRNLPWWAIALSIVATETSTVTFISVPGYAYMKGANGEGGDLTFMQLVCGYLVGRLIVSVFFIPLYFRGELLTAYQVLAHRFGERARRAASGLFLVTRSLADGFRLFATAIVLAAVTGWDDPISIAVIGAATILYTYVGGQRAVVWTDAIQFGVYMLGALAAVDVLLGGIPGGWTTAWTVAEAHGKWRVFDFTWNLTRSYTFWSGIVGGAFLAMATHGTDQLIVQRYLTSRTARQAMAALLVSALIVFLQFLLFLLIGVLLFVFYAHFPPPTPFAKSDRIFPYFIVHELPAGFVGLIVAAIFAAAMSTLSSSLNSSAAAAVTDFYRPLRGERFPEAHYLRVARGLTLGWGIIQISVALVARALSQRVVDEVLAIAAFTNGAILGVFFLGTLTRRVGESAALGGMMSGLLVMLYVKFFTSIAWPWFVVIGSAATFITGWAIQTLRELAVRRVELMRIERS; encoded by the coding sequence ATGCGCCTGCATCCGCTCGATCTGACGATCCTCATCGCGTATCTTGTGGGGACGACGCTCCTCGGGCTGTGGCTCGGGCGCGGGCAGCGCACAACGAAGGACTATTTCGTCGGTGGACGAAATCTCCCTTGGTGGGCCATCGCCCTCTCGATCGTGGCGACCGAGACGAGTACGGTCACGTTCATCAGCGTGCCCGGATACGCGTACATGAAAGGCGCCAACGGCGAAGGGGGAGATCTAACCTTCATGCAACTTGTCTGCGGATACCTGGTCGGGCGCCTTATCGTCAGCGTCTTCTTCATCCCCCTCTACTTTCGTGGGGAGCTGCTGACGGCGTATCAGGTCCTCGCCCATCGCTTCGGTGAGCGCGCGCGCCGCGCGGCTTCTGGGCTCTTTCTCGTCACGCGGAGCTTAGCTGACGGCTTTCGACTCTTCGCTACGGCTATTGTGCTCGCCGCGGTGACCGGATGGGATGATCCCATCTCGATCGCAGTGATTGGCGCAGCGACGATCCTCTACACGTATGTGGGAGGGCAGCGAGCCGTTGTTTGGACGGACGCCATCCAGTTCGGCGTGTACATGCTGGGCGCGCTGGCTGCGGTGGACGTGCTCTTGGGAGGTATTCCCGGCGGATGGACAACAGCCTGGACCGTGGCCGAAGCACATGGGAAGTGGCGAGTCTTCGACTTCACGTGGAATCTGACGCGGAGCTACACCTTCTGGTCGGGGATCGTCGGGGGCGCTTTCTTGGCGATGGCGACCCACGGGACCGATCAGCTTATTGTGCAGCGCTATTTGACGAGCCGCACAGCGCGACAGGCGATGGCTGCGCTTCTGGTGAGCGCCCTCATCGTCTTCTTGCAGTTCCTCCTCTTCTTGCTCATCGGCGTCCTACTCTTCGTCTTCTACGCGCATTTTCCTCCGCCGACCCCGTTCGCAAAAAGCGATCGCATCTTCCCCTATTTCATCGTGCATGAGTTGCCGGCCGGATTTGTGGGGCTCATCGTAGCGGCCATCTTCGCGGCGGCGATGTCGACCCTCTCCAGCTCCCTGAACTCCTCGGCCGCGGCGGCGGTGACGGATTTTTATCGCCCTCTTCGGGGCGAACGTTTCCCGGAGGCCCATTATCTCCGCGTCGCTCGTGGACTGACCCTTGGCTGGGGGATCATTCAGATCAGCGTCGCACTTGTTGCCCGCGCGCTCTCGCAGCGCGTCGTGGATGAAGTCCTGGCGATCGCGGCCTTCACCAACGGCGCTATTCTTGGCGTCTTCTTCCTCGGCACGCTCACGCGGCGCGTCGGCGAATCGGCGGCGTTGGGGGGGATGATGAGCGGTCTTCTGGTCATGCTCTACGTCAAGTTCTTCACCTCGATCGCTTGGCCGTGGTTCGTCGTGATCGGATCGGCAGCGACGTTCATCACGGGCTGGGCGATTCAAACACTGAGAGAGCTCGCAGTCCGAAGAGTCGAGCTGATGCGAATCGAGCGATCATGA
- the lysA gene encoding diaminopimelate decarboxylase — MGWEIAGYREVLHGHLHVDGVSTQHLVERYGTPLFVFSESRVKANVHELLESAQRVYPRVRLCYAAKANSLLAILRAVREAGADIEVNSGGELYKALRAGFQPEQIVFNGVSKTPEELEDAIRAEIYAINVDSLAELEMIATLAERLGKRANVALRLVPEVETGSHAGLQTALLTSKFGFSPSEITEALRRALACSRSIHLVGLHVHVGSQTPTREPYVRAFTMLWRLALDLYRETGHRVRHVNLGGGLPIIYAHDERAMADVGERRQLFRAAWDIGALLQAVLKTALEDGAARDLLEGLEIIFEPGRRVVADAGTLLVRIRNLKTRPETGDTWLFLDAGTELLPSMSHYKWYYHVISADRTAEPHEAPYKLAGPLCDGGDVYFDIEGTGQLPQYRFLPKGLSIGNILAILDVGAYTVAQMSNYNGRPFPAILWITSSGDVRLIRPRQSYEDLVKEESV; from the coding sequence ATGGGATGGGAGATCGCCGGGTATCGTGAGGTCCTCCATGGCCACTTGCACGTGGATGGCGTGAGCACCCAACACCTGGTCGAACGTTATGGGACTCCGCTCTTCGTCTTCTCCGAATCGCGCGTGAAGGCCAACGTCCACGAGTTGTTGGAGAGCGCTCAGCGCGTCTACCCGCGCGTGCGGCTCTGCTACGCGGCGAAGGCGAACTCGCTCTTGGCGATCCTCCGAGCCGTCCGCGAAGCAGGGGCGGACATCGAGGTCAACAGCGGGGGCGAACTCTACAAAGCCCTGCGCGCCGGCTTTCAGCCCGAGCAGATCGTCTTCAACGGCGTGAGCAAGACGCCCGAGGAATTGGAAGACGCGATTCGCGCTGAGATCTATGCCATCAATGTGGACTCGTTAGCGGAGCTGGAGATGATCGCGACCCTCGCCGAGCGCCTCGGCAAACGCGCCAATGTCGCGCTTCGCTTAGTTCCGGAGGTCGAGACGGGCTCGCACGCAGGATTGCAGACGGCTTTGCTCACCTCGAAATTCGGCTTCTCGCCCTCGGAGATCACCGAAGCCCTTCGGCGCGCGTTGGCCTGCTCGCGCTCCATTCATCTTGTCGGGCTTCACGTGCACGTCGGTTCGCAAACGCCGACGCGCGAACCCTACGTGCGCGCCTTCACGATGTTGTGGCGATTAGCTCTCGATCTCTATCGGGAGACCGGCCATCGCGTGCGTCACGTGAACCTGGGCGGGGGCTTGCCCATCATCTATGCGCACGACGAGCGAGCAATGGCAGATGTCGGAGAACGCCGACAACTCTTCCGCGCCGCGTGGGACATCGGCGCGCTCCTACAGGCCGTGCTGAAAACGGCTCTCGAAGATGGCGCGGCGCGCGACCTGCTCGAAGGATTGGAGATCATCTTCGAACCGGGACGCCGGGTGGTCGCGGATGCTGGAACGCTCCTGGTGAGGATTCGCAATCTCAAGACGCGGCCGGAGACGGGCGATACGTGGCTCTTTCTAGACGCCGGGACGGAGCTGCTCCCCTCGATGAGCCACTACAAGTGGTACTATCACGTGATCTCGGCCGATCGAACGGCCGAACCGCACGAGGCGCCCTATAAATTGGCCGGTCCACTCTGCGACGGCGGGGATGTGTACTTCGACATCGAAGGCACGGGGCAGCTCCCTCAATATCGCTTCTTGCCGAAAGGCTTGAGCATTGGGAATATACTGGCCATCCTGGACGTCGGCGCGTACACGGTCGCGCAAATGTCGAACTACAATGGTCGGCCGTTTCCGGCCATCTTGTGGATCACCTCGTCCGGAGATGTGCGGCTCATTCGCCCTCGCCAAAGCTACGAGGACTTGGTGAAGGAAGAATCCGTGTGA
- a CDS encoding SIS domain-containing protein, protein MKDGLERTFTYREVYGQPEAMSETLRRAPARFARMVSVGPLERFTEVIFTGCGSSYHIALYAAHAWGTLLGLRARALPASEILNFSKAHFHAEARPLIFAISRSGGTDETVLAAERAKAVGATVVSVTTNPECPLARTADVHLSFSECLEQSLVTTGSLTCMMLGLLLLADARDGGTLQTEAAALPSEVARSLRENEPIVRAYAEDRTLARFIFLGSGPFYALAAEAALKVIEMALTPAHFYPMLEFRHGPHLLLSPETLLVIFPAEAEGPYVNRVIEEARAAEARVLLIGARAMETSAPQLILGSRVSELLRPILFAHLIQQLALWRAAAVGVNPDAPPRLTRIVRWNE, encoded by the coding sequence GACGTTGCGACGCGCGCCCGCTCGCTTCGCGCGCATGGTCTCGGTAGGTCCTCTGGAACGCTTCACGGAGGTGATCTTCACCGGATGCGGATCGTCCTATCATATCGCCCTCTATGCCGCGCACGCCTGGGGGACGCTTCTGGGACTTCGCGCGCGCGCCCTCCCGGCCTCCGAAATCCTGAACTTCTCGAAGGCGCATTTCCACGCGGAGGCGCGACCTTTGATTTTCGCTATCTCACGCAGCGGAGGGACTGATGAGACCGTGCTCGCGGCAGAACGGGCGAAGGCAGTGGGGGCGACGGTCGTCAGCGTGACGACGAATCCCGAATGTCCGCTCGCGCGCACTGCCGATGTGCATTTGTCCTTCTCCGAATGCCTTGAACAGAGCTTGGTCACGACGGGATCGCTGACGTGCATGATGCTCGGTCTGCTGCTACTGGCTGATGCCCGCGACGGAGGAACACTTCAGACGGAGGCAGCGGCTCTCCCTTCGGAAGTCGCACGGAGTCTCCGAGAGAACGAACCCATTGTGCGCGCTTATGCGGAGGATCGCACGCTCGCTCGTTTCATCTTCCTGGGGTCTGGTCCCTTCTACGCGCTGGCGGCGGAAGCGGCACTCAAGGTGATCGAGATGGCGCTCACCCCCGCTCACTTCTATCCCATGTTAGAGTTTCGACACGGGCCGCACCTCCTGCTCTCGCCGGAGACACTGCTGGTGATCTTTCCGGCCGAGGCGGAGGGTCCGTATGTGAATCGAGTGATTGAGGAAGCGCGCGCAGCGGAGGCGCGCGTCCTCCTTATCGGCGCTCGGGCGATGGAGACGTCAGCCCCGCAGCTCATTCTGGGAAGTCGCGTGAGCGAACTCCTGCGTCCCATCCTTTTCGCCCATCTCATTCAGCAATTGGCTCTTTGGAGAGCTGCGGCCGTCGGCGTGAACCCAGATGCCCCGCCGCGATTGACGCGGATCGTGCGATGGAACGAATGA